Below is a genomic region from Terriglobales bacterium.
GAAAACTTGAATTTTAACCAGGTTTTAAAGATGTAAGTATTTTATTATCAAGTACTTATGATTTCCTATTGCAAATTGCAATTTATTGTCTGCTAACCGGCAAGGGCCCGGTAGGCTGCGCCCCACAAGGGGGCATCTTCATTCAGGACAATATGAATTGGAATGTGGGCCAGAATGGGCGCGAAGCTGCCTTTAGCGCAAAAGGCCCGGAAGAAGGTACCATCCTGCATCTTGGGCAGAATCTTGAGGGCAATCCCGCCAGCCACATAAATCCCACCAAAGGCCAGGACCCGGAGAGCAAGGTTGCCGGCCTCAGAGCCATAAGCTGAAACCCAAAGGTCTACGGCTTCAACGCAGACCGGGCACGCGCCTGCCAGGGCATTCTGCGTGATCTCGCGGGCAACGTCACCGGGCGAGTGGTCGAAAGAGGGATGCCGCACCGAGGAATCGAGAAATTCGTGAATTGCAAGAAAACCCCGGCCAGAAAGGACCTCTTCCGAACAGACATTGGGCATGCGCTTCTGCAAAAAACGCAAGAGCTCGATTTCGCGTTCGGTGTGTGGCGTGAAATCGGCCATGCCGCCTTCGGAGGGGGCTACATGATACTTATCCCCGGTCCAATAGAGGATGGCTTCGCCTAATCCGGTGCCGGCGGCCAGAAGAGCCTTGGCGCCGTGGGGTTGGGGAGCGCCTGGGTTGAGTACGAGCAAGTCCGTGGGAGGCAAGTGGTCCAGGCTGCAGGCAGCGGCCTCGAGGTCGTTCAGCATGGCAACGCCTTTAAATCCCATTGCGTTGGCCAGGTCTTTTCCCACCAGGACCCATGGCAAGTTTGCGCTGTGGAAACGATCATCAACCACAGCTCCGGCACAGCCGAAGCCGGCGGCGGTTATGTTTTTAGTAGAAGCCCC
It encodes:
- a CDS encoding glucokinase — translated: MAIIENPKTILAGDVGGTKCNLALFRQNRTVLELIFQRRYPTKDYASSSFEAMLQDFCRHAAESGASTKNITAAGFGCAGAVVDDRFHSANLPWVLVGKDLANAMGFKGVAMLNDLEAAACSLDHLPPTDLLVLNPGAPQPHGAKALLAAGTGLGEAILYWTGDKYHVAPSEGGMADFTPHTEREIELLRFLQKRMPNVCSEEVLSGRGFLAIHEFLDSSVRHPSFDHSPGDVAREITQNALAGACPVCVEAVDLWVSAYGSEAGNLALRVLAFGGIYVAGGIALKILPKMQDGTFFRAFCAKGSFAPILAHIPIHIVLNEDAPLWGAAYRALAG